The genomic interval AGCGTGCGACGAGGTGTTCCTGCTCAGCGAGGGGAGCCTGCTTTTCTCCGGCAAGCCGGGCGACCTCACCAGCCGTCTGCGGGGACGCTGCCTGCACCTTGGCGGCGTGGAAGGACGCAGACGGCAGGCGCTGGCGACCCTGCTCCGCCAACCGGAAGTCAGCGACGGAGTCATCCAGGGACAAAACCTGCGCGTCGTCTTGAAAGACGGCGCTGCCCGTCCCGATCCCCAGGCTCTCGATATCCCCGGCCCGGTCCAATGGAAGGAGGTCTCCCCTCGCTTCGAGGACGCCTTCATCGACCTGCTCGGCGGCGGTCCGGGGGGAGAGTCCGCCCTGGCCGCGTCCATGCAGCCGCGGCCCGAAATCCGCGAAAGCCTGATCATGGCCGAAGATCTCACAAAAACCTTCGGCGACTTCACGGCCACGGACCATGTCAGCTTCGAGGTCAGGCAAGGGGAAATCTTCGGACTCCTGGGACCCAACGGGGCGGGCAAATCCACCACCTTCAAGATGATGTGCGGCCTGCTCAAACCCACCTCCGGGCGGGCCGAAGTCATGGGCATCGACCTGCGCCACAGCCCGGCCAGGGCCAGGGAACGTCTGGGCTACATGGCCCAGAAATTCTCCCTCTATGGCAAGCTCACCGTACGCCGGAATCTCGAATTCTTTTCCGGGGTGTATGGGCTCTCGCGGACCCGGCAACGGCAGGCCGTGGAGTCGATGATCGAGTCCTTCCATCTGAAGCAGTTCCTGGGCGTCACCACGGACGACCTGTCCCTTGGTTACAAGCAGCGCCTCGCCCTGGCCTGCGCCGCCATGCACGAGCCGGACATCCTTTTTCTCGATGAACCGACCTCGGGCGTCGATCCCCTGACCCGCCGCGAGTTCTGGAATCACATCAACGGCGTTGTGGAAAAAGGGGTCACGGTAATGGTCACCACCCATTTCATGGACGAAGCCGAATACTGCGACCGCATCGGCCTGGTCTATCACGGCAAGCTCATCGCCCTGGCTCCGCCGGACGACCTGAAGGCCCAGGTGGCCTCCACCGCCCTGCCCGACCCAACCATGGAAGACGCCTTCATCGAACTCATACACAGACAGGAGGCCACGTGAAATCCGTATCCTTGCGAAGGCTCTCCGCCCTGTGCATCAAGGAAACCCGGCAAATTCTGCGCGACCCGAGCAGCGGCGTCATCGCCTTCATCCTGCCCATGATTCTGCTCGTCATCTTCGGCTACGGCCTCAACCTGGACACCACCCGCCTGCGCATGGGCCTGTGCGACGAGGACGGAGGGCCGGCTGCGGCTTCATTCGTGGCGAAGCTGACAGGCTCGACCTATTTCGAAATACATCCCGGCAGCCGCGCCGAACTCGACGCCCTGCTCGAAACCGGGGCCATCCGGGGCTACACGGTCCTGGCTCAGGATTTTTCCCGCATCGTGGACCAGGGCCGGGAAACGGCGCCCATCCAGGTCATCACCGACGGAGCCGAACCGAACACGGCAAATTTCGTGGCTGCGTTCATGAAGAACGTTTGGCAGGAGTGGCTTCTCACCAGAGCCAAGGATCAGGGCCGGGAAGCCGTCCAGGGCGCAAGGCTGGAGGTCCGGTACTGGTACAACGCGGCGGCCATAAGCAGGCACTATCTCATCCCCGGTTCCATCACCATCATCATGACCGTCATCGGCGCCATGCTGACGTCCCTGGTCGTCGCCCGCGAATGGGAACGCGGGACCATGGAAGCCCTGCTGGCTTCTCCGGTGACCAGGACCGAACTGCTGCTCTCCAAGCTCCTGCCCTATTACGTGCTGGGCATGATCTCCATGTCCGTGGTGGCCCTGAGCGCCGTGCACCTCATGGGAGTGCCCTTCCGGGGCTCGGTGGGCGCGCTCGTCCTGGTCACGACGGTCTTCCTGCTCAGCATGCTCGGCATCGGTCTTCTGATCTCCTCGGTCATGCGCAACCAGTTCGACAGCGCCCAGACCACCCTGAACGTGGCCTTCCTCCCCGCCGTCATGCTCTCGGGTGCGTTCTTCGTCATCGCCAGCATGCCCGCGACCGTGCGCGCCCTGACCTATCTGCTGCCGCCGCGCTATCTGGTAAGCTCCCTGCAGACCATCTTCCTGGCCGGTGACGTCTGGGAAATCCTGCTCCCCGACATCCTCTTCCTGACGGGCACGAGCGTTCTCTTTCTGGCCCTGACCGCACGCAAGACCGTACGGAGGCTGGACGCATGATCTGGCTGCGCCGCATCCTGGCCCTCATCAGAAAGGAGCTGCAGATTCTTCTGGCCGATCCGCAAAGCCGCAAGCTTGTGGTCATCCCAGTCCTCATGCAGGTGATCCTCTTCCCCCTGGCCGCCACCCTTGAAGTGAAGAACAACACCCTGGCCGTGCTGAACGAGGACGGGGGCGCGTCTTCGGTGGAACTGATCCAGCGCTTCGCCA from Deltaproteobacteria bacterium HGW-Deltaproteobacteria-18 carries:
- a CDS encoding multidrug ABC transporter ATP-binding protein, which codes for MAAVSLIEVGKSFPGLDTPALAGISGSIESGIITGIAGPDGAGKTTLMRLMAGLLRPDSGTLTVLGREPVAAPELRLRVGYMPQQFGLYEDLTVMENLTLHADLRDVTGEEREKTFARLLAFTDLQKFTKRLAGRLSGGMKQKLGLACALLGTPELLLLDEPGVGVDPISRRELWKMVHELADQGIAVVWSTSYLDEAEACDEVFLLSEGSLLFSGKPGDLTSRLRGRCLHLGGVEGRRRQALATLLRQPEVSDGVIQGQNLRVVLKDGAARPDPQALDIPGPVQWKEVSPRFEDAFIDLLGGGPGGESALAASMQPRPEIRESLIMAEDLTKTFGDFTATDHVSFEVRQGEIFGLLGPNGAGKSTTFKMMCGLLKPTSGRAEVMGIDLRHSPARARERLGYMAQKFSLYGKLTVRRNLEFFSGVYGLSRTRQRQAVESMIESFHLKQFLGVTTDDLSLGYKQRLALACAAMHEPDILFLDEPTSGVDPLTRREFWNHINGVVEKGVTVMVTTHFMDEAEYCDRIGLVYHGKLIALAPPDDLKAQVASTALPDPTMEDAFIELIHRQEAT